Proteins encoded together in one Chitinophaga lutea window:
- a CDS encoding GNAT family N-acetyltransferase, whose amino-acid sequence MIKPLPADKPLIISMLTRSFDGNGSVNYIVRQDDKREQRIRALMEYSVAMCEIFGEVWLSDDRKACALVLYPDRQRASFRTFLLDLRLMFRAIGVGGVKKVKARKAKVAAIRPKEKMAYLWFIGVDPQHQHAGHGSRMLQEVLRHSADLPVYLETSMPKNLPWYQRFGFEIYDELDLGYTLYFLRRQ is encoded by the coding sequence ATGATCAAACCCTTACCCGCCGATAAACCCCTCATCATTTCCATGCTCACCCGTTCCTTCGACGGCAATGGCAGCGTTAATTACATCGTGCGCCAGGACGATAAAAGGGAGCAGCGTATCCGCGCCCTGATGGAATATTCCGTGGCCATGTGCGAGATATTCGGTGAAGTGTGGCTCTCCGACGACCGTAAAGCCTGTGCGCTGGTGCTGTACCCGGACCGGCAACGTGCTTCCTTCAGAACATTCCTGCTCGATCTCCGGCTGATGTTCCGGGCCATTGGTGTGGGTGGCGTAAAGAAGGTGAAGGCAAGGAAAGCCAAAGTGGCCGCCATCCGGCCGAAGGAAAAAATGGCTTACCTCTGGTTCATCGGCGTGGATCCGCAGCACCAGCACGCGGGGCATGGAAGCCGCATGCTGCAGGAGGTGCTGCGGCACAGTGCGGATTTACCGGTATATCTCGAAACCTCCATGCCGAAGAATCTTCCCTGGTACCAGCGGTTCGGGTTCGAGATCTATGACGAGCTTGATCTGGGGTATACGCTGTATTTCCTGCGGCGTCAATAA
- a CDS encoding DUF3800 domain-containing protein codes for MAYFLFIDESGQDHKNSPYEVLAGIAIQDTLLWQLIKDVHDIELNCFGRRYRHDGREIKATKFLNTKTFRLAGQMAPINMPERTALAKLALDNGESTNKKQLTALAQAKLSYVKQIFRLCYGYRCRIFAAIIANPDKVLADASMLRKDYVYLFERFYYFLEDAPGASQGIVVFDELDKSSSHILLNQMEKYFKNTMKGRARSNLIIPEPFFVHSDLTTSIQIVDFIAYLFSWNFRVPKLTKPGRTELNSYIEMLKPMRYKTTRVIGENNNHIIWSVTPV; via the coding sequence ATGGCGTACTTTCTTTTTATCGATGAGAGCGGACAGGATCACAAAAATTCTCCATACGAAGTGCTGGCCGGCATTGCTATTCAGGATACATTGCTCTGGCAGTTGATAAAAGATGTTCATGACATCGAACTAAATTGTTTCGGCAGAAGATACCGGCATGATGGAAGAGAAATCAAAGCCACCAAATTCCTGAATACAAAAACTTTTCGGTTGGCGGGCCAAATGGCCCCGATTAACATGCCCGAACGGACAGCACTGGCAAAGCTGGCTTTGGATAACGGCGAAAGCACCAACAAAAAGCAATTAACCGCCCTTGCACAGGCCAAGCTGTCATACGTCAAACAGATATTCCGCCTTTGCTATGGATATCGATGCAGAATTTTTGCAGCCATCATTGCCAATCCTGACAAAGTGCTTGCAGATGCTTCCATGCTAAGGAAAGATTACGTTTATCTATTTGAGCGGTTTTATTATTTCCTGGAAGACGCTCCCGGAGCCTCACAGGGTATAGTGGTATTTGATGAACTGGATAAGTCCAGCAGTCATATTTTATTGAATCAAATGGAAAAATACTTCAAAAACACGATGAAGGGAAGAGCCAGAAGCAATCTGATTATCCCGGAACCGTTTTTTGTTCACAGCGACCTGACTACCAGTATACAAATCGTTGATTTTATTGCGTACCTGTTTTCATGGAATTTCAGGGTTCCTAAATTGACGAAACCAGGTAGAACGGAACTGAACAGCTATATTGAAATGTTAAAGCCGATGCGATATAAAACCACCAGAGTTATAGGAGAAAACAACAACCACATCATATGGAGCGTGACACCCGTATAA
- a CDS encoding TIM-barrel domain-containing protein: MAQQVPLQWQEVQPGIWKASAGTPEKISLLKAAGATPDKASLQKLPAARFPLPQADITMRIADGKVYLKFPLEKEEQLFGLGLNFKTVNQRGRVSQLHMDHYGSADNGRTHAPVPFYVSSRGYGVLIDAARYITVYAGTAVRVDTKNPPELIDRNDKNKNWQSMPYSDGVEVLVPAGGVEVYVFGGPTAMNAVQRYNLFSGGGYLPPKWGLGFTQRVPTLYSQSDILREATEFETHNFPLDFIGVEPGWHSMSYPCTFEWDTQRFPNPKGFIDDLAKKGVRANLWINPYVSPKSSLYAKVKPFAGTHTVWNGLVTDFTFPEARQIWKEHFIKNHISLGVSGYKMDENDGYDKWLWPDVATFPSGTAAEQLRQVYGVMMQKMTDEWYREQNQRTYGLVRASNAGASNFPYVIYNDYYSHQDFITALVNSSFIGVLWTPEVRASKTAEEWVRRMQSVCFSPMAMLNAWADGTKPWSFPEVEKAVQDVAMLRMRLLPYIYSTFAQYRFEGKPPFRSMNLIDGFAYAAQESGGKLDATHNPYEAKTRSEVKDQYMMGDNILVAPVFTGEKSRKVYLPAGKWYDFYTGALAGENQAITVKAELEKIPLFVKDGAIIPMIPARRQAPKAGEVLPLEVRHYGAAPGSFTLYDDDGTTFNYEKGAYSQVTLKVSKDKNGRLAGEMSAPATGKPFGYERKVNWVFMTK; this comes from the coding sequence ATGGCACAACAAGTTCCTTTACAGTGGCAGGAAGTACAACCCGGCATATGGAAGGCCTCGGCCGGCACGCCTGAGAAAATCAGCCTGCTCAAAGCCGCCGGCGCTACGCCCGACAAAGCTTCCCTGCAAAAACTACCCGCCGCCAGATTTCCCTTGCCGCAGGCCGACATCACCATGCGCATCGCGGACGGCAAGGTGTACCTCAAGTTTCCCTTGGAAAAAGAAGAGCAGCTTTTCGGCCTCGGCCTCAATTTTAAGACTGTGAACCAGCGCGGCCGCGTAAGCCAGCTGCATATGGACCACTACGGCAGTGCCGACAACGGCCGCACGCATGCGCCAGTGCCTTTTTATGTGTCGTCGCGCGGCTACGGGGTACTGATCGACGCCGCCCGTTACATTACGGTATATGCCGGCACAGCGGTGCGCGTGGATACCAAAAATCCGCCTGAGCTGATCGACCGCAACGATAAAAATAAAAACTGGCAGAGCATGCCGTATTCCGACGGCGTGGAAGTCCTCGTGCCTGCCGGTGGTGTGGAGGTGTACGTGTTCGGCGGCCCCACGGCCATGAACGCCGTGCAACGTTATAACCTTTTCAGCGGCGGCGGTTACCTGCCGCCCAAGTGGGGCCTCGGTTTTACCCAGCGCGTGCCCACGTTGTACTCCCAGTCGGACATCCTGCGCGAAGCCACCGAGTTTGAAACGCATAACTTCCCCCTCGACTTCATCGGCGTGGAGCCAGGCTGGCATTCGATGAGTTATCCCTGCACGTTTGAGTGGGATACACAACGTTTTCCCAACCCGAAAGGTTTCATCGACGACCTGGCTAAAAAAGGCGTGCGGGCCAACCTGTGGATCAACCCCTATGTGTCGCCCAAAAGCAGCCTGTATGCCAAAGTGAAACCCTTTGCCGGCACGCATACCGTGTGGAACGGGCTGGTGACCGATTTCACCTTCCCCGAAGCGCGGCAGATCTGGAAGGAGCATTTTATCAAAAATCATATATCCCTCGGCGTGAGTGGTTATAAAATGGACGAGAACGACGGCTACGACAAATGGCTCTGGCCCGATGTGGCTACTTTCCCTTCCGGCACGGCCGCCGAACAGTTGCGGCAGGTGTACGGGGTGATGATGCAGAAGATGACCGACGAATGGTACCGTGAACAGAACCAGCGTACCTACGGACTGGTGCGTGCGTCCAACGCCGGCGCCAGCAATTTCCCGTACGTGATTTACAACGATTATTATTCCCACCAGGACTTCATCACCGCCCTCGTGAACAGCAGCTTCATCGGCGTGCTGTGGACGCCGGAAGTGCGCGCCTCCAAAACCGCGGAAGAGTGGGTGAGAAGGATGCAGAGCGTCTGTTTTTCGCCGATGGCCATGCTCAACGCCTGGGCCGACGGCACCAAACCCTGGTCGTTCCCCGAAGTGGAAAAAGCCGTGCAGGACGTAGCCATGCTGCGCATGCGCCTGCTGCCTTACATTTATTCCACCTTCGCCCAGTACCGTTTCGAAGGCAAGCCGCCTTTCCGTTCCATGAACCTCATCGACGGATTCGCTTATGCCGCGCAGGAAAGCGGTGGGAAGCTGGATGCCACGCATAACCCTTACGAAGCCAAAACACGCTCCGAAGTAAAAGACCAGTATATGATGGGCGACAACATCCTCGTAGCCCCCGTGTTCACCGGTGAAAAGAGCCGCAAGGTGTACCTGCCCGCCGGTAAATGGTACGATTTCTATACCGGCGCGCTGGCCGGTGAAAACCAGGCAATCACCGTCAAAGCCGAGCTCGAAAAAATCCCGCTGTTCGTTAAAGACGGCGCGATCATCCCCATGATACCCGCCCGCAGGCAGGCGCCGAAAGCAGGCGAGGTGCTGCCGCTGGAAGTAAGGCACTACGGCGCCGCACCCGGCAGCTTCACCCTGTACGACGACGACGGCACGACTTTCAATTACGAAAAAGGCGCCTATTCGCAGGTGACGCTGAAAGTGTCGAAAGACAAAAACGGCCGGCTGGCAGGAGAGATGAGCGCACCCGCGACGGGGAAGCCGTTTGGGTATGAACGAAAGGTGAACTGGGTGTTTATGACGAAATAA
- a CDS encoding metallophosphoesterase family protein: MLTRRKFLVNTLKGIVLIGAGNTLQSFAAPGFRLPAAGKVVLRFALASDGHFGQKDTTWADNHQRMTGFLNKEKAGRGLDYSFINGDIIHDNPAFLPEAKTTWDRLEMPYFVSHGNHDKINEDGWEKTWGTRWHHAFTKGDAAFLILNTADETGKYICPDVDWTRSQLHKYRNKKHLFVIMHITPVKWTEHGIDCPELVELFSAQKNLRAVFHGHDHAEDGMKEKNGKHYFFDGHLGGSWGTPYFGYRIVEVLNNGEVLCYQVNPAVTEPVNRNVIV; the protein is encoded by the coding sequence ATGCTCACACGCCGTAAATTCCTCGTCAATACCCTCAAAGGCATCGTACTCATCGGCGCCGGTAATACTTTACAGTCTTTCGCCGCCCCCGGTTTCCGGCTGCCCGCAGCGGGCAAGGTGGTGCTGCGTTTCGCGCTTGCGTCAGACGGGCACTTCGGGCAAAAGGATACCACCTGGGCCGATAACCATCAGCGTATGACCGGCTTCCTCAATAAAGAGAAAGCGGGCAGGGGGCTTGATTATTCGTTCATCAACGGGGATATTATCCACGACAACCCGGCCTTCCTCCCGGAAGCCAAAACCACCTGGGACCGCCTGGAGATGCCGTATTTCGTGTCGCACGGCAACCACGACAAAATCAATGAAGACGGCTGGGAGAAGACCTGGGGCACCCGCTGGCACCATGCATTTACCAAAGGCGATGCAGCCTTTCTGATACTCAACACCGCGGACGAAACAGGGAAATACATCTGCCCCGATGTTGACTGGACCCGTAGCCAGCTCCATAAATACCGCAACAAAAAACACCTCTTCGTCATCATGCATATCACACCGGTAAAATGGACCGAGCACGGTATCGACTGTCCCGAGCTGGTGGAACTGTTTTCCGCGCAGAAGAACCTGCGGGCCGTGTTCCATGGCCACGACCATGCGGAAGACGGCATGAAGGAAAAGAACGGCAAACATTATTTCTTCGACGGCCACCTGGGCGGCAGCTGGGGCACGCCTTATTTCGGCTACCGCATCGTGGAAGTGCTCAACAACGGCGAGGTGCTTTGTTACCAGGTGAACCCGGCGGTAACGGAGCCGGTGAACCGCAACGTGATTGTATAG
- a CDS encoding SRPBCC domain-containing protein, with amino-acid sequence MKDYKKHFEIPALPEDVYRALTNPATIQLWTGEKAEMSTEPGSEFSLWDGSIAGLNLEFTEDKKIVQEWYFGEQEAPSIVTIILHPHKKDTSAELKHTNIPDEAYHDIVEGWNEAYFGALIDFYQE; translated from the coding sequence ATGAAAGACTACAAAAAACATTTCGAGATACCCGCGCTGCCGGAAGACGTGTACCGCGCGCTCACCAACCCGGCCACCATCCAGTTATGGACGGGCGAAAAAGCGGAGATGAGTACCGAGCCCGGTTCCGAATTTTCACTCTGGGACGGCAGCATCGCCGGCCTGAACCTGGAGTTCACGGAAGATAAAAAGATCGTGCAGGAATGGTATTTCGGTGAACAGGAAGCGCCTTCCATCGTCACCATCATTTTGCATCCCCACAAAAAAGACACCTCGGCCGAACTGAAACATACCAACATCCCCGACGAAGCGTACCACGACATCGTGGAAGGCTGGAACGAAGCCTACTTCGGCGCGCTGATCGATTTTTACCAGGAATAA
- a CDS encoding CvfB family protein yields MINIGAYNTLKVKKEADFGVYLDGGDQEILLPKRYVPKGTKPGDELEVFLYHDSENRLIATTDKPFGVVGDIVSLKAVDATEQGAFLDWGLMKDLFVPKSQQLLKMRKGQEYLVKIYIDKLTGRIAATEKIDQYLSNEELTVQEKDVVDLVVYRRTDIGFVTIINNRHTGVLHFADQFRPMDIGDRFQGFIKAIKDDNKIDVVPGRSGYSKVEDESEKVLRLLRENDGYLPYHDKSDPEEIYAFFGMSKKTFKMTTGALYKQQKITFTQTGIQLLEQ; encoded by the coding sequence ATGATCAATATCGGCGCATACAATACGTTGAAAGTGAAAAAAGAAGCGGATTTCGGGGTGTACCTCGACGGAGGGGACCAGGAAATACTGCTGCCTAAAAGATATGTGCCGAAAGGGACCAAACCCGGCGACGAACTGGAAGTGTTCCTCTACCACGATTCCGAAAACCGCCTGATCGCCACGACGGACAAACCCTTCGGCGTGGTGGGCGACATCGTGAGCCTCAAAGCCGTTGACGCTACGGAACAGGGCGCTTTCCTCGACTGGGGGCTGATGAAAGACCTCTTCGTCCCCAAGTCGCAGCAACTCCTGAAAATGCGCAAGGGACAGGAGTACCTCGTGAAAATCTATATCGACAAACTCACCGGCCGCATCGCCGCCACCGAAAAAATCGACCAGTACCTGAGCAACGAAGAGCTGACGGTCCAGGAAAAAGATGTGGTGGACCTGGTGGTGTACCGCCGCACCGATATCGGCTTCGTCACCATCATCAATAACCGCCATACCGGCGTGCTCCATTTTGCGGACCAGTTCCGGCCCATGGACATCGGCGACCGCTTCCAGGGTTTTATCAAAGCCATCAAGGACGACAATAAAATAGACGTGGTGCCCGGCCGCTCCGGTTACAGCAAGGTGGAAGACGAAAGCGAAAAAGTGCTGCGCCTGCTCCGCGAAAACGACGGGTACCTGCCGTACCACGACAAATCCGATCCCGAAGAGATTTACGCCTTTTTCGGCATGAGCAAAAAGACGTTCAAAATGACCACGGGCGCTTTGTACAAACAACAGAAAATCACTTTTACCCAAACCGGCATCCAGTTACTGGAACAATAA
- a CDS encoding cold-shock protein encodes MEQKFTGTVKFFNETKGFGFIKHDESAKETFVHANGLIHEIQQDDRVEFELQEGRKGMNAVNVRRID; translated from the coding sequence ATGGAACAAAAATTCACTGGAACTGTAAAGTTCTTTAATGAAACCAAAGGTTTCGGCTTCATCAAACATGATGAATCAGCTAAAGAAACTTTTGTACACGCAAATGGCCTCATTCACGAGATCCAGCAGGATGACCGCGTAGAGTTTGAACTGCAGGAAGGAAGAAAAGGCATGAATGCTGTAAACGTTAGACGTATTGATTAA
- a CDS encoding DUF4846 domain-containing protein produces the protein MRCFLPWLTLVFTALQMQAQTVADVPVPAGFTRMAQPPESFGAWLRKVPLKKDRTVYLFNGQKKYNQQAQFAVLDISVGSKDLQQCADAVMRLYAEYRYAHRQFGRIAFRATDGTLMDYDSWRNGTRYVLQKGKLVKRRSAAPAENRESFRQFLETVFSYAGTLSLSRELRAAADILPGDVFIQGGSPGHAVIVMDVAVNKAGERRFLLAQSYMPAQSIHLLRNPADARSPWYGTRVGEALITPEWDFKPGSLKRF, from the coding sequence ATGCGTTGTTTCCTTCCATGGCTCACCCTCGTATTTACCGCGCTGCAAATGCAGGCGCAAACCGTGGCGGACGTTCCCGTACCCGCGGGTTTCACCCGGATGGCCCAGCCCCCTGAAAGTTTCGGGGCCTGGCTGCGAAAGGTGCCCCTGAAAAAAGACCGTACCGTATACCTGTTCAACGGGCAAAAGAAATATAACCAGCAGGCCCAGTTCGCCGTATTGGACATCTCCGTAGGGAGCAAAGACCTGCAGCAGTGCGCCGACGCCGTGATGCGGCTCTACGCGGAATACCGCTACGCGCACCGCCAGTTCGGCCGCATCGCCTTCCGCGCCACCGACGGCACCCTGATGGATTACGACAGCTGGCGCAACGGCACGCGCTATGTGCTGCAAAAGGGCAAACTGGTCAAACGCCGCAGCGCCGCCCCGGCTGAAAACCGGGAAAGTTTCCGGCAATTCCTCGAAACGGTGTTCTCCTACGCCGGCACCCTCTCGCTGAGCCGCGAGCTTCGCGCCGCGGCCGACATCCTCCCAGGTGATGTATTCATTCAGGGCGGTTCGCCCGGCCATGCCGTGATCGTGATGGACGTGGCCGTGAACAAAGCCGGCGAACGGCGCTTCCTCCTGGCGCAAAGTTATATGCCGGCCCAGAGCATCCACCTGCTCCGCAACCCGGCCGATGCCCGCAGCCCGTGGTACGGTACGCGGGTGGGTGAGGCGCTCATCACCCCGGAATGGGACTTCAAACCGGGCAGCCTGAAACGGTTCTGA
- a CDS encoding LytR/AlgR family response regulator transcription factor, translating to MKNTLTLPTSPLPQLTGFHAPFALLEPVKNRALLIVFCGVFSFLFMYIFSPFNMNQWYQGGPQSVTGVFGIFSLCGMAGLSISQFGLMRLKGPKPLSCLQFMGWFAGEVMLVALIVNIVNVSMHDYLQYSWLEYSDTLKFSFGVMALPYSIALLWFYNREKVAELRYRGETKTAAPETDTCLHISDEYGKLALSLQPGQLLMMKAEDNYVQVFYQHGQTIRKELIRNSLKKLEGQLAGHGFVRAHRSYMVNLSRVILFRKNSRGHYIQIDGMEDVTIPVSGSYLPDFQQRFTPAV from the coding sequence ATGAAAAACACCCTTACCCTGCCAACATCGCCGCTGCCGCAACTCACCGGCTTCCATGCCCCGTTCGCGCTGCTGGAGCCGGTAAAGAACCGGGCCCTGCTGATCGTGTTCTGCGGCGTGTTCAGCTTTTTGTTCATGTACATTTTTTCACCCTTCAATATGAACCAGTGGTACCAGGGCGGCCCGCAATCGGTTACGGGCGTGTTCGGGATCTTTTCGCTCTGCGGGATGGCCGGGTTAAGCATCTCCCAGTTCGGGCTGATGCGGCTCAAAGGCCCCAAACCGCTCAGCTGCCTGCAGTTCATGGGCTGGTTCGCGGGCGAGGTGATGCTGGTGGCGCTGATCGTAAACATCGTGAACGTTTCCATGCACGATTACCTGCAATATTCCTGGCTGGAGTATTCGGATACCCTCAAGTTTTCTTTCGGGGTGATGGCGCTGCCCTATTCCATCGCCCTGCTCTGGTTCTATAACCGCGAAAAAGTGGCGGAGCTCCGCTACCGCGGCGAAACCAAAACCGCGGCGCCGGAAACGGATACCTGCCTGCATATCAGCGACGAATACGGCAAACTGGCCCTCAGCCTCCAGCCCGGTCAGTTGCTCATGATGAAGGCGGAAGATAATTATGTGCAGGTATTTTACCAGCATGGCCAGACCATCCGCAAGGAGCTCATCCGCAACTCCCTCAAAAAGCTGGAAGGCCAGCTGGCCGGTCATGGTTTTGTGCGGGCGCACCGGTCGTACATGGTCAACCTGTCGAGAGTGATCCTTTTCCGGAAAAACAGCCGCGGCCATTATATCCAGATCGACGGTATGGAGGATGTGACCATCCCGGTATCCGGCTCTTACCTTCCCGACTTCCAGCAACGGTTCACCCCGGCGGTGTAA
- a CDS encoding TonB-dependent receptor, which produces MYKLMLLLAFSLLARPAALEAQQVISGNVRNSETGEAVPAVSVKARNTPNGDYTNNQGNFRFHTRAPLPLTLVFSSLGFATQEVTVTTNAPVQVRLQPATVLGTEVVVSASRHVQRKIESPVTIERIDNKDVINSPQTSYYNMLQGLKGVDITTSSLTFTTVTTRGFNTSGNTNFTQVVDGMDNQAPGLNFPLGAAIGLTELDVDNLEVLSGASSALYGSRGLNGTLVMTGKDPFKYQGLSIQVTQGINHLKKGNGNDPMGPSPYYDWVVRWGKKVNDRLAFKINAQYTLAKDWMATDTSNTNSSGTRFTDPNYNAVNGYGSKTSVDINPFLEAAKAMDPSLAPIVDPLLAKPSNYVARTGYPEYGYLSNEAKLLKLNAEVRYKIKPKLEAIVSGTYGEGNAVYSNDTRYALTGYKLGLYRAELRGEQWFFRAYTSSENSGNTIIASPTAQLLNEAWKPSFNPNTMDGWYPQYTGALIQALATGSSLQDAHLAARSFADQGRPEAGSAMFNRLKDSISGLPTSQGGTLFLDRSKLYNAEFQYNFSRLIPFAEIIAGLNYRLYKLDSKGTLFPDTDGPIHVAEYSAYAHLAKKLIDNKLRLGAAFRYDKNTLFEKPRITSRLSTVLEVAKENYLRFSYQNAYSFPSNIQSLQSTLMDYNTYASGGSARLLYGEYGFDQYPPYLLNSVLEYQQTNDPSKLKRFTPSDIKPQSVDAFELGYSALFGNCVLVDVLGYYSTWKNFIGYVNVANTPGTTDVTAFKERSKYIAYNIAYNGAETVNTYGYAASVSVDMSHNFMAKANFSSDFLQNRNNSQINNFNTPNWKFNVEFGNNGLGKKQQLSFNTSLRYKPAYFYAIGLASGTIPANVVIDAQVSYKLLKAHSRIKLGATNLTNRYYYTGFGSPAIGAVYYVTLAYNVF; this is translated from the coding sequence ATGTACAAACTGATGCTACTGCTCGCCTTTTCCCTGTTGGCCCGGCCCGCTGCGCTGGAGGCTCAACAGGTGATCTCGGGGAACGTCCGGAACAGTGAAACAGGAGAAGCCGTGCCCGCCGTGTCCGTCAAAGCACGGAACACCCCCAACGGGGATTACACCAACAACCAGGGGAACTTCCGGTTCCACACCCGCGCGCCCCTGCCCCTTACGCTGGTCTTTTCTTCCCTGGGGTTCGCCACGCAGGAAGTGACCGTCACCACCAACGCCCCGGTACAGGTACGCCTGCAGCCGGCCACGGTGCTCGGCACGGAAGTGGTGGTGTCCGCCAGCCGTCACGTGCAGCGGAAAATCGAATCGCCGGTGACCATCGAGCGCATCGATAACAAGGATGTGATCAACTCCCCCCAAACCAGTTATTACAACATGCTCCAGGGCCTCAAAGGGGTCGATATCACCACTTCCAGCCTCACCTTCACCACGGTGACCACCCGCGGGTTCAATACCAGCGGCAACACCAATTTCACGCAGGTGGTGGACGGGATGGACAACCAGGCGCCCGGGCTTAACTTTCCGTTGGGTGCGGCCATCGGCCTCACGGAGCTGGATGTGGACAACCTCGAAGTGCTCTCCGGCGCCTCCTCGGCGCTCTACGGCTCCCGCGGCCTCAACGGCACGCTGGTGATGACGGGGAAAGACCCGTTCAAATACCAGGGCCTGAGCATCCAGGTGACCCAGGGCATCAACCACCTCAAAAAAGGAAATGGCAACGACCCGATGGGGCCGTCGCCTTATTACGACTGGGTGGTGCGCTGGGGCAAAAAGGTGAACGACCGCCTCGCTTTCAAGATCAACGCACAGTATACGCTCGCCAAAGACTGGATGGCTACCGACACGAGCAACACCAACAGCTCCGGCACCCGCTTTACGGACCCTAATTACAACGCGGTGAACGGGTACGGGAGCAAAACGTCGGTCGACATCAATCCCTTCCTCGAAGCCGCCAAAGCCATGGACCCTTCGCTGGCGCCGATCGTGGATCCCCTGTTGGCCAAACCTTCCAACTATGTGGCCCGCACCGGTTACCCGGAATATGGTTATCTTAGCAATGAAGCCAAACTGCTCAAATTGAATGCAGAGGTCCGCTATAAGATCAAACCCAAACTGGAAGCGATCGTTTCCGGCACCTACGGCGAAGGCAATGCGGTATACAGCAACGATACCCGTTATGCGCTGACGGGTTATAAACTGGGCCTGTACCGCGCCGAGCTGCGGGGAGAACAATGGTTTTTCCGCGCGTATACCTCCAGCGAAAACTCCGGCAACACCATCATCGCCAGTCCTACCGCACAACTGCTCAACGAAGCCTGGAAACCGAGCTTCAACCCGAATACGATGGACGGCTGGTACCCGCAATACACCGGCGCATTGATTCAGGCGCTGGCCACGGGCAGCAGCCTGCAGGACGCCCACCTCGCCGCCCGGAGCTTTGCCGACCAGGGCCGCCCCGAAGCGGGCAGCGCAATGTTCAACCGGCTGAAAGACAGTATTTCGGGGCTGCCCACCTCACAGGGCGGCACGCTGTTCCTCGACCGGAGCAAACTCTACAACGCGGAATTCCAGTATAATTTCAGCCGCCTCATTCCTTTCGCGGAAATCATCGCCGGGCTCAACTACCGGTTGTATAAACTCGATTCGAAAGGCACGCTGTTCCCGGATACCGACGGGCCCATCCATGTAGCGGAATACAGCGCTTATGCCCACCTGGCGAAAAAGCTGATCGACAATAAACTGCGGTTGGGGGCGGCGTTCCGGTACGACAAAAACACCCTCTTCGAAAAACCGCGCATCACCTCCCGGCTGTCGACCGTTTTGGAAGTGGCGAAAGAAAACTATCTCCGGTTCTCTTACCAGAACGCCTATAGTTTCCCGTCGAACATCCAGTCGCTGCAAAGCACCCTGATGGATTACAACACCTACGCCTCCGGCGGTTCGGCGCGCCTGCTGTACGGCGAATACGGATTCGACCAATACCCGCCCTACCTGCTCAACAGCGTGCTGGAATACCAGCAGACCAACGACCCTTCCAAACTCAAACGGTTCACGCCGAGCGACATCAAACCGCAGTCGGTCGACGCGTTCGAGCTCGGTTATTCCGCGTTGTTCGGCAACTGTGTGCTGGTAGACGTACTGGGTTATTATTCCACCTGGAAAAACTTCATCGGGTATGTGAACGTGGCCAATACGCCCGGCACTACCGACGTGACGGCGTTCAAGGAACGCAGCAAATACATCGCGTACAACATCGCCTACAACGGCGCCGAAACCGTGAATACTTACGGGTATGCGGCGAGTGTGAGCGTGGACATGTCGCACAACTTCATGGCCAAGGCCAACTTTTCGTCCGACTTCCTCCAAAACAGGAACAACAGCCAGATCAACAACTTCAACACGCCCAACTGGAAATTCAACGTGGAGTTCGGCAACAACGGCCTGGGTAAAAAGCAGCAGCTGTCGTTCAACACCAGCCTGCGCTACAAGCCCGCTTATTTTTACGCCATCGGTTTGGCCAGCGGCACCATTCCCGCCAACGTCGTGATCGACGCGCAGGTGAGCTACAAACTGCTGAAAGCCCATTCCCGTATCAAGCTGGGGGCCACCAACCTCACCAACCGGTATTATTACACCGGCTTCGGGAGCCCGGCCATCGGCGCGGTGTATTATGTGACGCTGGCGTATAACGTATTCTAA